In bacterium, the following proteins share a genomic window:
- a CDS encoding acyl-CoA thioesterase, translated as MSKKYVEPAIRMVMMPRDTNHLGSIFGGHILSLIDQAAGIEARRNAPKKFVTKVMREVEFIAPVFVGDLVSFYTETTKVGRTSVTIRVEVIALRGEDSITEQKVTAAEVVMVAVNRQGQSVPLTS; from the coding sequence ATGAGTAAGAAGTATGTTGAACCAGCGATTCGAATGGTGATGATGCCTCGTGATACGAATCATCTCGGAAGTATCTTTGGTGGCCATATCCTAAGCCTGATTGACCAAGCTGCTGGTATAGAGGCACGTCGCAATGCTCCGAAGAAATTCGTCACAAAGGTAATGCGAGAAGTGGAGTTCATTGCTCCCGTTTTTGTGGGAGATCTGGTTAGTTTTTATACAGAAACTACGAAGGTGGGAAGAACCTCAGTTACGATACGAGTAGAAGTGATTGCGTTGCGAGGAGAGGATTCTATTACGGAACAAAAGGTCACAGCAGCGGAAGTCGTAATGGTAGCCGTTAATCGTCAGGGACAATCAGTGCCACTTACTTCATAA
- a CDS encoding 4a-hydroxytetrahydrobiopterin dehydratase, translating to MTKGNLSEASLNEQLKDIPGWSLKDGTLVREFVFSDFIETFAFMTELAIMSEKLNHHPEWRNVYNKLHIALTTHDAGGLTEKDIEWATGCNQRYNQQM from the coding sequence ATGACCAAAGGAAACCTCTCAGAAGCCTCTCTCAACGAGCAACTTAAGGACATACCCGGCTGGTCACTAAAGGATGGCACATTGGTAAGGGAGTTCGTCTTTTCAGATTTTATCGAGACTTTTGCCTTCATGACAGAGCTTGCAATTATGTCAGAGAAGCTTAATCATCATCCTGAGTGGCGAAATGTCTACAACAAACTGCATATCGCCCTCACTACTCATGATGCTGGCGGTCTTACTGAAAAAGACATCGAATGGGCGACGGGCTGCAATCAGCGATATAATCAGCAGATGTAG
- a CDS encoding ABC transporter ATP-binding protein, with product MEYRNPLTIEAENLCVSYERTLALRIHELQVRGNIIGIIGHNGAGKSTFIKAILELIPADSGRLLAQKGPNATRLVPDRDMAFCPETGAVFSDITVKEYLKLWCRLKAGSPHYLFKEGQSILEILELEELLHKKGRELSKGQRQRVQTAAGFFSQPRLFLFDEPFDGLDIQRTHELIELIRSYGSKMSFIISSHRMDVMELLADEMIVLEDGTVRTTGSPKRISQDLCPHFLRISGVPDYERAYEALQIALPHCFLRRSGDTIRIASSQMVKDTVLKTLQKNSDYEIPIVEGEPTLTDAMSLYLRKIKEEKDGMQEDKGMSY from the coding sequence ATGGAATATCGGAATCCACTCACCATTGAAGCTGAGAACTTATGTGTCAGCTACGAGAGGACACTTGCCCTTCGTATTCACGAATTACAAGTGAGAGGGAATATCATCGGGATTATTGGGCATAATGGCGCTGGCAAATCGACCTTCATCAAAGCAATTCTGGAGCTCATTCCAGCAGATAGCGGGAGATTGCTCGCACAAAAAGGACCGAATGCAACACGGCTCGTTCCAGACAGAGATATGGCATTTTGTCCTGAGACCGGAGCCGTCTTTAGTGATATCACCGTGAAGGAATACCTAAAATTATGGTGCCGACTAAAAGCAGGTTCTCCCCACTATCTCTTCAAAGAAGGACAATCCATTCTTGAGATCCTAGAGCTCGAAGAGCTTCTTCATAAGAAGGGAAGAGAGCTTTCCAAGGGGCAAAGACAAAGGGTTCAGACTGCCGCTGGCTTCTTCTCTCAGCCGAGGCTTTTTCTCTTTGATGAACCTTTCGATGGTCTCGATATCCAGCGAACCCATGAACTCATAGAGCTTATCAGAAGCTATGGAAGTAAGATGTCGTTCATTATCTCCTCACATCGTATGGATGTGATGGAGCTACTCGCCGACGAAATGATTGTTCTCGAAGACGGTACCGTAAGAACCACAGGCTCTCCTAAGAGGATCAGCCAAGATCTTTGCCCTCATTTTCTCCGGATCAGCGGCGTCCCAGATTACGAACGGGCCTATGAAGCACTTCAAATAGCCCTGCCACACTGCTTTCTGAGGCGCTCAGGTGACACCATTCGAATTGCTTCGTCACAGATGGTCAAAGATACCGTCCTCAAGACACTCCAAAAGAACTCCGATTACGAGATACCTATCGTCGAGGGAGAGCCCACCCTGACTGACGCTATGAGCCTCTACCTGAGGAAGATCAAGGAAGAAAAAGACGGCATGCAAGAAGATAAGGGCATGAGCTACTGA